In the genome of Coleofasciculus sp. FACHB-1120, one region contains:
- a CDS encoding DUF3134 domain-containing protein, with product MYNPSLREEPRHQLAGLIPLQQEPSILDWLESTGRLLARDVQAEDSFRDGDAEISDLMAPDDVYDDLEDDDDVVDVDED from the coding sequence ATGTACAACCCGTCTCTGCGTGAAGAACCTCGTCACCAGCTGGCTGGTCTGATTCCGTTACAACAAGAACCATCCATTCTCGACTGGCTCGAATCCACAGGACGCTTGTTGGCGCGAGATGTTCAAGCTGAAGATAGCTTCCGCGATGGTGATGCAGAAATCTCCGATCTGATGGCACCGGATGATGTTTACGACGATCTTGAAGACGATGATGATGTCGTCGATGTAGACGAAGATTAG
- a CDS encoding PAP/fibrillin family protein has protein sequence MRKAALLEAIASQNRGLLATETDKIAILSAVARLEDLNPTPRPVEATDLLDGNWRLLYTTSRGLLTIDQLPLFKLGQIYQCIRAKDAKVYNIAEVYGLPYLEGFVSVAARFEPVSERRVLVKFERSISGLQRLINYQSPSEFIRQIENGQRFPALDFGIDSSNQKGWLDTTYLDEDLRIGRGNEGSVFVLTKA, from the coding sequence ATGAGGAAAGCAGCACTGTTGGAAGCGATCGCTTCTCAAAATCGCGGACTGCTAGCAACCGAAACCGACAAAATAGCGATTCTCTCAGCGGTTGCCCGATTGGAAGACCTCAACCCTACTCCCCGTCCGGTTGAGGCGACTGACCTACTAGATGGCAATTGGCGACTACTTTACACCACCAGTCGCGGTTTATTAACGATTGACCAACTGCCATTGTTTAAACTTGGTCAAATCTATCAATGCATTCGAGCCAAAGACGCCAAAGTTTACAATATTGCTGAAGTTTATGGCTTACCCTATCTGGAAGGATTTGTTAGCGTTGCTGCTCGGTTTGAACCAGTTTCTGAACGTCGTGTTTTGGTAAAATTTGAGCGTTCTATTTCTGGTTTACAGCGTCTCATTAACTATCAGTCGCCTTCAGAATTTATTCGGCAAATTGAAAACGGTCAGCGATTCCCAGCTTTAGATTTTGGTATCGACAGCAGCAACCAGAAAGGTTGGCTGGATACTACTTATCTAGATGAGGATTTGCGAATAGGGCGAGGCAATGAAGGCAGTGTGTTTGTGTTAACAAAAGCTTAG